In the genome of Arabidopsis thaliana chromosome 4, partial sequence, the window AAACATAGTAGTATCCTTTTAGAAAGTAAGGCATCGGCTCTTAAGTTAAACACAATTTGGATAGACATATGTGGACATGCAAAAGTTATCGTGGGAGGAGTGTTGGGAAACATATCTCCACCTATATCGTTTGGTCCAGGTACTATAGttttgaagaagattataagaacaaagataaaagaatAACTCTCTTTTCTTAACTCCATTCACTAATTGTACTAGAATGACAAGCAAAGCAAGTATAAAAAGAGGTTTccactattaaaaaaaaagagatattttttttcaccTTCACTTGTAAAAGTGAACAGAGATTTGAGCATCATTGTATTGAGAAAGGAGTTGCATCAATCatagacaaaatcaaaacagaggtAAGACAGCTAATGCAAAAGCTGATACTTGCTTAAGCTGTTAGACCAACTGTGACACTGGAATTAATCTACTGTGAACGTGGAAGTGGACACTGATGAACATCAACTAGAGTGATTCGACATGAAGGAACGAAtgcaaaattcaaaacttaacCAACACATACACGTAATTAATTAGCTAATGTAAAAACTAGTACATCGTTAACATGTTACAACAATTGTACACCAGCTACTGGTCTCCGTGCAATGAGGACACTTGATGGTATTAGACTCCATTTGATGGCTGTATTGGGCTAAAATACAATACAAGGTCATCGaagtgcttttttttttttggaatgaaTAAGTCATTGAAGTGATAGCTTGAGccttgatgattttttttttttccatttttttcgtCAACTAAGGATTCTTTATCTTCATAACTAACCGTGACCTCAAAGCCACTAACATACTCGTTGATGCTAATAATTAAGACAACAAAACTGAGACTTTGATTAGTGGGGCATATATAAATTGTAAATGGTACTTTCTTACATGTAtaaccatttatttattagggGTCCTGtctttttgttcttatcaACGGCTAGTgacttttaaaattgtttttttcatgatagttttagttattttgtgtGCTTAATTTAGTTATAGAACTAttataaaaactaatatatataattgttattGACCAAGTTATGTAAGAGCATCTTTAAGCGTAAACATTGACTTTTAATTAGAGAGAGATATAGACTTGAAAGGAGCATACCGTTGAGatctcagattcttcttcttcttcttcttcttcttcttcttcttcttcttcttcttcttcttcttcttcttcttctcaatcttGTAGTAGGCGACCATGGAATCAGAGGGAGTGTCACTACCGTTGATCCACAAGCATGTCATGATGCCTTCTCATGATCAGCGGAAAGGTGATTGTTGTGGACGCTCAGAATTTACCAGTGGTGGATATTACTGCGAAATCTGTGACTTCTTTGTTCATAGGAAATGTGTTGACGAGTCCTCTGAATATATTAAACACACATCTCACTCTGTTCACACTCTTAAGCTTCAATGTAAACCACACCATATATGTAATTTATGTGGCAAGAGCATCAAGGATCTATTCTATCGTTGTGAGATATGTGACTTCGATGTGGATCTATACTGTGCAAAGTACCCACCACCAGAGGTTATTGATATTTCCGAGACGCATCACCACAAGCTCACCCTTTTCAAGAAGCGGACCTTGGTCGATTGTGGTGCCAGCAAATGTGGGGAGGTTATGTATGGGTTTCCTTACAAATGCCATGAATGTAATTTAGCCTTCCATGTGGATTGCGTATGGAATTCGCCAGACACAAAAAACCTGTTAGAGG includes:
- a CDS encoding uncharacterized protein (unknown protein; Has 30201 Blast hits to 17322 proteins in 780 species: Archae - 12; Bacteria - 1396; Metazoa - 17338; Fungi - 3422; Plants - 5037; Viruses - 0; Other Eukaryotes - 2996 (source: NCBI BLink).) translates to MAFVRKPIHNLPTFAGTTIDQGPLLEKGELVVMRLGNINNLWWWLKSVNRVRCVFNIFRGLVNTFPMNKEVTDFAVISTTGIMTCLWINGSDTPSDSMVAYYKIEKKKKKKKKKKKKKKKKKKKKKNLRSQRYAPFKSISLSN